One genomic region from Amia ocellicauda isolate fAmiCal2 chromosome 4, fAmiCal2.hap1, whole genome shotgun sequence encodes:
- the LOC136748533 gene encoding phosphoprotein associated with glycosphingolipid-enriched microdomains 1, with amino-acid sequence MASAENGAKQTPDSSPYSKVFILGTIAAASAFLVTVLIMLLCVGCKRKGKTKKVPAEGVKLMDMNLLRQTKLRSISKSDTRLHEMNKLSTNGKKGVKNRPASMDLLYLPNRKSDWDLRCPQSRQLPKIPPIPGEREHTYSEVRRHSSQPRAPEDALYESVGGRNEPDTAPPPAAPQPNPQNPPQGNGNGSAPPTNAKAQAQDTVTAEYACIRKVRKADKAQQQQPEKGAEAAEQEPRYSSTELLSTHRNHELPRKPIDGFHLHSFPKEAVFMGNGEQYIWKPPEEGDVAPLPAKPAAPPPVPKVDNSQGQLTSVEISEMYSKVCKPTKKKRPPASPPPPTKDSNGHKNQRCPAANAEREEVPAYDANKPPGWAGGAQAVRPGEDPCYESISEKTWAGAEEADPAYETIDANWKRDKPPASQQGKKKKLPTKAHPSENFYESISDVKQGASTSTTTIFMFNDGVEMYVTGL; translated from the exons ATGGCCTCTGCGGAGAACGGAGCGAAGCAGACGCCCGACTCGTCTCCCTACAGTAAAGTCTTCATCCTCGGGACCATCGCAGCGGCCTCGGCCTTCCTGGTCACCGTCCTCATCATGCTGCTCTGCGTGGGGTGCAAACG GAAAGGCAAGACAAAGAAGGTCCCGGCCGAGGGGGTCAAACTCATGGACATG AATTTACTCAGACAGACAAAACTGCGTTCCATTAGCAAGTCTGACACGAGGCTTCACGAGATGAACAAACTATCCACCAATGGAAAAA AGGGGGTCAAAAACCGGCCAGCCAGCATGGACCTCCTGTACCTGCCCAACCGTAAGTCGGACTGGGACCTGCGGTGCCCCCAGAGCAGGCAGCTGCCCAAGATCCCCCCGATTCCCGGGGAAAGAGAGCACACCTACTCCGAGGTGAGGCGACACTCTTCCCAGCCACGTGCTCCGGAGGACGCTCTGTACGAGAGCGTCGGGGGTAGGAATGAGCCCGACACAGCGCCCCCACCGGCTGCCCCCCAGCCCAACCCCCAGAACCCACCCCAGGGCAACGGCAACGGCAGCGCCCCGCCCACCAACGCCAAGGCCCAGGCCCAGGACACGGTGACTGCCGAGTACGCCTGCATCCGCAAGGTCAGAAAGGCCGACAaggcccagcagcagcagccggaGAAGGGCGCCGAGGCCGCCGAGCAGGAGCCGCGCTACTCCAGCACAGAGCTGCTCTCCACACACCGCAACCACGAGCTGCCCAGGAAACCCATCGATGGCTTCCACTTGCATTCTTTCCCCAAG GAGGCAGTTTTCATGGGCAACGGAGAGCAGTACATCTGGAAGCCCCCTGAGGAAGGTGACGTCGCCCCGCTCCCGGCCAAACCGGCTGCCCCGCCACCGGTCCCGAAAGTCGACAATAGCCAGGGTCAGCTCACCAGTGTGGAG ATATCAGAGATGTATTCCAAGGTGTGCAAGCCCACCAAGAAGAAGAGGCCTCCTGCATCACCCCCTCCTCCAACGAAGGACAGCAATGGGCACAAGAACCAGCGCTGCCCAGCCGCCAACGCCGAGCGGGAAGAGGTCCCTGCCTACGATGCCAATAAGCCACCAGGCTGGGCTGGGGGGGCACAGGCAGTGAGGCCCGGCGAGGACCCCTGCTACGAGTCCATAAGCGAGAAGACCTGGGCGGGCGCCGAGGAAGCCGACCCGGCGTATGAAACCATCGACGCCAACTGGAAAAGGGACAAACCGCCGGCGTCCCAGCAAGGCAAAAAGAAGAAATTGCCCACAAAGGCACACCCCAGTGAGAACTTCTACGAAAGCATCAGCGACGTGAAACAGGGGGCTTCCACCAGCACAACCACTATTTTCATGTTTAACGACGGCGTGGAGATGTACGTCACCGGACTATAG